A stretch of Deinococcus sedimenti DNA encodes these proteins:
- a CDS encoding methylglyoxal synthase: MAPNPSRQVALIAHDKKKLELALFALNHRDVLGRFHLVATGTTGGILEKQTGLTVERVLSGPLGGDQQIGARLAEERVLAVFFFRDPLTAQPHEPDVSALVRLCDVHDIPLATNPASAEALMLWLREQLSD; encoded by the coding sequence ATGGCCCCCAACCCCAGCCGTCAGGTGGCGCTGATCGCGCACGACAAGAAGAAACTCGAACTGGCCCTGTTCGCCCTGAACCACCGGGACGTGCTGGGCCGGTTTCACCTGGTCGCCACCGGCACCACCGGCGGCATCCTGGAAAAACAGACCGGCCTGACCGTCGAACGCGTCCTGTCCGGCCCGCTGGGCGGTGACCAGCAGATCGGCGCCCGCCTCGCCGAGGAGCGCGTGCTGGCCGTCTTCTTCTTCCGCGACCCCCTGACCGCCCAGCCGCACGAACCTGACGTGAGCGCCCTGGTGCGCCTGTGCGACGTGCACGACATTCCCCTGGCCACCAACCCCGCCAGCGCCGAGGCGCTGATGCTGTGGCTACGCGAACAGCTGAGCGACTGA
- a CDS encoding PP2C family protein-serine/threonine phosphatase: MRAPATPSLTSGLLTDVGRQRQGGVNQDAALALDLPQGGLYAVADGMGGHAAGELAANLALDALSQGYLDGRGTPPARLAQAVQAANLAVLRHAVGEYVGMGTTLLAALIDRGAVLIAHVGDSRAYLLRDHALHRLTEDHSWVAEQVRLGHMTEAEARDHQWRSVVSNALGGEERVRLELHGLPTQPGDRLLLCSDGLSSVVTDDELCSILARPLPPEATARLLVNAANDGGGPDNITALIVDIHRAAPVPTYALPQQRDDGPMYIDVLLSTQRGNSLMTYLLLMIAYFTLLGIMLVPERRTLLGILGITLLLTLLIGQRFVQQRRAPNPLGHPAASLQTGSPATRDPSVSQPH; this comes from the coding sequence ATGCGCGCCCCCGCGACGCCCTCTCTGACGTCCGGTCTGCTGACCGACGTCGGTCGGCAGCGACAGGGCGGCGTGAACCAGGACGCCGCTCTGGCCCTGGACCTCCCCCAGGGCGGCCTGTACGCCGTCGCGGACGGCATGGGCGGCCACGCCGCCGGGGAACTCGCCGCGAACCTCGCCCTCGACGCCCTCAGCCAGGGCTACCTGGACGGCCGCGGCACCCCGCCCGCCCGGCTCGCGCAGGCCGTGCAGGCCGCGAACCTCGCCGTGCTGCGCCACGCCGTCGGCGAGTACGTCGGCATGGGCACCACCCTGCTTGCCGCCCTGATCGACCGGGGCGCCGTCCTGATCGCGCACGTCGGCGACTCCCGCGCGTACCTGCTGCGCGACCACGCCCTGCACCGCCTGACCGAGGATCACTCCTGGGTGGCCGAACAGGTCCGGCTGGGCCACATGACCGAGGCCGAAGCGCGCGACCATCAGTGGCGCAGCGTCGTCAGCAACGCCCTGGGCGGCGAGGAACGCGTCCGCCTGGAACTGCACGGGCTGCCCACCCAGCCCGGCGACCGCCTGCTGCTGTGCAGCGACGGCCTGAGCAGCGTCGTCACCGACGACGAACTCTGCTCCATCCTCGCCCGGCCGCTGCCACCCGAAGCGACCGCGCGCCTGCTCGTGAACGCCGCGAACGACGGTGGCGGTCCCGACAACATCACCGCGCTGATCGTCGACATCCACCGCGCCGCGCCCGTGCCCACCTACGCCCTGCCCCAGCAGCGCGACGACGGCCCCATGTACATCGACGTGCTGCTCAGCACCCAGCGCGGCAACAGCCTCATGACCTACCTGCTGCTCATGATCGCGTACTTCACGCTGCTGGGCATCATGCTCGTCCCCGAACGGCGCACCCTGCTGGGCATCCTGGGCATCACCCTGCTCCTGACCCTGCTGATCGGCCAGCGGTTCGTGCAGCAGCGCCGCGCGCCCAACCCACTGGGGCACCCCGCCGCCAGCCTCCAGACCGGCAGCCCTGCCACCCGCGATCCCAGCGTCAGTCAACCCCACTGA
- a CDS encoding RidA family protein gives MKDIIQTPDAPAAIGPYSQATVFGNLVVTSGQIPLTPDGTLVEGGITEQTEQVIANLKAVLAAAGTDLARVVKTTVFLADMNEFAAMNAVYEAHFPAPYPARSTVQVARLPRDVRVEIEVLAERH, from the coding sequence ATGAAAGACATCATCCAGACCCCCGACGCGCCCGCCGCCATCGGCCCCTACAGCCAGGCCACCGTCTTCGGCAACCTCGTGGTCACCAGCGGCCAGATTCCCCTCACGCCCGACGGCACCCTCGTCGAGGGAGGCATCACCGAACAGACCGAGCAGGTCATCGCGAACCTGAAAGCCGTGCTGGCCGCCGCCGGAACCGACCTCGCGCGGGTCGTGAAGACCACCGTGTTCCTGGCCGACATGAACGAATTCGCCGCCATGAACGCCGTGTACGAGGCGCACTTTCCCGCCCCGTACCCCGCCCGCAGCACCGTGCAGGTCGCCCGCCTGCCCCGCGACGTCCGCGTGGAGATCGAGGTGCTGGCCGAACGCCACTGA
- a CDS encoding carboxypeptidase M32: MTQHETWAALRAHWQELSDLGGIGALLGWDQSTYLPRGGAAGRARQRALLSGVRHARATDVGYGRLLDQAGALDLGPTEARMLAVARREFERATRLPGEFVRASAQHAGESYAAWVEARPANDWARLVPLLERTLDLSVQRAGFFPEFADPMDFFVDASDEGMTAGQVDAVFAELRAALVPLVDAVTAAPAPRMDFLAREYPIATQLRLGEEVGALYGYDFARGRQDLTAHPFMTRLGARDVRITTRAQLADPTDALYSTLHEVGHALYEQGVAEDLLDTPLGGGVSAGVHESQSRLWENLVGRSRAFWAGQFGRFRDAFPEQLADVSEEEMFRAVNVVRRSLIRTDADELTYNLHVITRYELERQLLGGSLAVRDLAEAWHAAYEANLGLRAPSHVDGVLQDVHWFSGGIGGVFQGYTLGNVLSAQFYAAAQAANPDLDGDIARGEFGRLHGWLRENVYAPGRTFTPNELVERATGQGMTAAPYLAYLRGKYAELYGL, encoded by the coding sequence ATGACACAGCATGAGACGTGGGCAGCGTTGCGGGCGCACTGGCAGGAGCTTTCGGACCTGGGTGGGATCGGGGCCTTGCTGGGATGGGATCAGAGTACGTACCTGCCGCGTGGGGGTGCGGCGGGTCGGGCGCGGCAGCGGGCGCTGCTGTCGGGCGTGCGGCACGCGCGGGCGACGGACGTGGGGTATGGGCGGCTGCTGGATCAGGCGGGCGCGCTGGATCTGGGGCCTACTGAGGCGCGGATGCTGGCGGTGGCGCGGCGGGAGTTCGAGCGGGCGACGCGTCTGCCGGGGGAGTTCGTGCGGGCGTCGGCGCAGCATGCCGGTGAGTCGTACGCGGCGTGGGTGGAGGCGCGGCCCGCGAACGACTGGGCGCGGTTGGTGCCGCTGCTGGAGCGGACGCTGGACCTGAGTGTGCAGCGCGCTGGTTTCTTCCCGGAGTTCGCGGACCCGATGGATTTCTTCGTGGACGCGTCGGACGAGGGCATGACGGCGGGGCAGGTGGACGCGGTGTTCGCGGAGTTGCGCGCGGCGCTGGTGCCGCTGGTGGACGCGGTGACGGCGGCCCCGGCCCCCCGGATGGATTTCCTGGCGCGTGAGTACCCGATTGCGACTCAGTTGCGCCTCGGGGAGGAGGTCGGGGCGCTGTACGGGTACGATTTCGCGCGGGGGCGGCAGGATCTGACGGCGCATCCGTTCATGACGCGGCTGGGCGCGCGGGACGTGCGGATCACGACGCGGGCGCAGCTGGCGGACCCGACGGACGCGCTGTACTCGACGCTGCACGAGGTGGGGCACGCGCTGTACGAGCAGGGCGTCGCGGAGGACCTGCTGGACACGCCGCTGGGTGGCGGGGTGAGTGCCGGGGTGCACGAGAGTCAGTCGCGGCTGTGGGAGAACCTGGTGGGGCGCTCGCGGGCGTTCTGGGCGGGGCAGTTCGGGCGGTTCCGGGACGCGTTCCCGGAGCAGCTGGCCGACGTATCCGAGGAGGAGATGTTCCGTGCGGTGAACGTGGTGCGCCGCAGCCTGATCCGTACGGACGCCGATGAGCTGACGTACAACCTGCACGTGATCACGCGCTACGAGCTGGAGCGGCAGCTGCTGGGCGGGTCGCTGGCTGTGCGCGATCTGGCGGAGGCGTGGCACGCGGCGTACGAGGCGAACCTGGGATTGCGTGCCCCCAGTCACGTGGATGGCGTGTTGCAGGACGTGCACTGGTTCAGCGGCGGGATCGGCGGGGTGTTCCAGGGGTACACGCTGGGGAACGTGCTGAGCGCGCAGTTCTACGCGGCGGCCCAGGCGGCGAACCCGGACCTGGACGGGGACATCGCGCGGGGTGAGTTCGGGCGGCTGCACGGCTGGCTGCGCGAGAACGTGTACGCGCCAGGGCGGACGTTCACGCCGAATGAACTGGTGGAACGCGCGACCGGGCAGGGCATGACCGCCGCGCCGTACCTCGCATACCTGCGCGGGAAGTACGCGGAGCTGTACGGCCTGTAA